The proteins below come from a single Poecilia reticulata strain Guanapo linkage group LG5, Guppy_female_1.0+MT, whole genome shotgun sequence genomic window:
- the tspan2a gene encoding tetraspanin-2a has product MSKVQGGMKCVKYLLFAFNFIFWLSGLLVLAVGLWLRFDPNTVKLLTGDGAPDTFFIAVYILLGAGGLMMVVGFFGCFGAIRESQCLLSSFFACLLIIFGAEITAGVFGFLNKEQIAEEIQKFYSDSIADNNVNGTAIALIYHKTLNCCGGTSLEKNPELCPDQTEETDCHTAILNFFDEKLLIIGYIGIGIAGVMIIGMIFSMVLCCAIRNSREVI; this is encoded by the exons ATGAGCAAAGTGCAAGGCGGGATGAAATGCGTGAAATATCTGCTCTTCGCCTTCAACTTCATCTTCTGG TTGTCGGGCCTGTTGGTGCTGGCTGTGGGACTGTGGCTGAGGTTTGACCCAAACACAGTGAAGCTCCTGACAGGCGATGGAGCTCCTGACACCTTCTTCATCG CTGTTTACATCCTTCTTGGTGCAGGAGGCCTGATGATGGTCGTCGGGTTCTTCGGTTGTTTTGGAGCCATACGGGAGTCTCAGTGTCTTCTTTCATCG TTCTTTGCCTGCCTTCTGATAATCTTTGGAGCAGAGATCACTGCCGGTGTGTTTGGATTCTTGAACAAAGAACAG ATTGCTGAGGAAATCCAGAAGTTTTATAGCGACTCCATTGCTGATAATAACGTTAATGGCACTGCCATAGCACTAATTTATCACAAAACT CTGAATTGCTGTGGAGGTACCAGTTTGGAGAAAAATCCAGAATTATGCCCGGACCAAACAGAGGAAACG GACTGTCATACTGCAATATTAAACTTCTTCGATGAAAAGCTGCTCATCATTGGATATATAGGGATTGGCATCGCTGGAGTAATG ATTATTGGAATGATCTTCAGCATGGTCCTGTGTTGTGCGATCAGGAACAGCAGAGAAGTTATATAG